A genomic region of Miscanthus floridulus cultivar M001 chromosome 3, ASM1932011v1, whole genome shotgun sequence contains the following coding sequences:
- the LOC136543010 gene encoding uncharacterized protein, which translates to MRKDAKEAKRTRRILAHEELEKRRLQQRQDGLPVEAPPSPSLSIDASDGDDESERGRGPLDHLPNVGETALEASASGPAPLGGGGEDASGPAIAHSRAEADTPEARALGKCAVSLVGSMAEVEQVVAGAMQLPPQRTEGVPKSGEGRLALADTEAVPLPPPPPLQRRVTVPKRLHPHSSRKCKAEVPALAPLKSLKVSTGSTAHQVVEAQDAVQRDGASARADPKELVAQGEVTEAAMDRAGEETSMPREAKAHESDGAEAPSVAEATEGETEAPRTSEAKAIEVGVPKTAEADVAGTRAPKTTKAEVAGTRAPKTAEAGVAGAGVSAAKPAA; encoded by the exons atgcggaaggacgccaaggaggcAAAGCGTACGAGGAGGATCCTCGCGCACGAGGAACTAGAGAAGCGCCGCCTACAGCAAAGGCAGgatggtctcccggtggaggcgCCCCCATCACCATCACTATCAATAGACGCTTCAGATGGAGATGATGAGAGCGAgagggggcggggtcccctggaccatctccctaatgttGGGGAGACGGCGCTCGAGGCATCGGCGAGTGGGCCAGcacccctaggaggaggaggagaggatgcctcgggGCCGGCCATCGCCCACTCCAGGGCCGAGGCtgacacacccgaggcgcgggcgttgggaaAATGCGCCGTCAGCCTAGTGGGCTCGatggcagaggtggagcaggtggtggcaggggcgatgcaactgcccccgcagaggaccgagggggtgcCAAAGTCCGGCGAGGGCCGGCTAGCACTAGCGGATACGGAGGccgtgccgctgccgccgccaccgccattgcaGAGGCGGGTCacagtgccgaagcggttgcacccccactcgag CCGGAAGTGTAAGGCGGAGGTGCCTGCCCTAGCGCCACTTAAGTCACTCAAGGTGAGCACGGGCTCCACCGCTCATCAGGTGGTGGAGGCACAGGACGCCGTACAGCGCGATGGGGCATCGGcgagggctgacccgaaggagctGGTCGCCCAGGGGGAGGTTACTGAGGCAGCCATGGACCGAGCGGGGGAGGAAACGTCTATGCCCCGTGAGGCTAAGGCccacgagtcagatggggccgaggcaccctcagttgccgaggccaccgagggcgagacaGAGGCCCCCCGGACTTCCGAGGCCAAGGCGATAGAGGTCGGGGTGCCCAAGACTGCCGAGGCCGACGTGGCGGGGACCAGAGCCCCCAAGACCACTAAGGCCGAGGTGGCGGGGACCAGAGCCCCTAAGACCGCCGAGGCCGGGGTGGCAGGAGCCGGCGTGAGTGCGGCGAAGCCggcggcctag